The genomic interval GCCACGTCTCATTTGACTCATCAGAAACGCCGTCTCCACCATTTTCCCCCATCAGGAATGACAGTCCTCACCTCCAGCTCACAGGCAGTGAGGAGACTCATCAGACAGAAAAATCTCATCAGGAGAACCTCAGAGCAACACCAGAGACAGCCACGTCGTCTCACCAGGAGACTCATCAGACAGCCACGTCGTCTCACCAGGAGACTCATCAGACAGCCACGTCGTCTCACCAGGAGACTCATCAGACAGCCACGACTCATCAGACGTCTCACCTGGAGACTCATCAGACAGCCACGCCGTCTCACCAGGAGACTCATCAGACAGCCACGCCGTCTCACCAGGAGACTCATCAGACAGCCACGTCGTCTCACCAGGAGACTCATCAGACAGCCACGTCGTCTCACCTGGAGACTCATCAGACAGCCACGCCGTCTCACCTGGAGACTCATCAGACAGCCACGCCGTCTCACCAGGAGACTCATCAGACAGCCACGTCGTCTCACCAGGAGACTCATCAGACAGCCACGCCGTCTCACCAGGAGACTCATCAGACAGCCACGCCGTCTCACCAGGAGACTCATCAGACAGCCACGCCGTCTCACCTGGAGACTCATCAGACAGCCACGCCGTCTCACCTGGAGACTCATCAGACAGCCACGTCGTCTCACCGGGAGACTCATCAGACAGCCACGCCGTCTCACCAGGAGACTCATCAGACAGCCACGCCGTCTCACCGGGAGACTCATCAGACAGCCACGCCGTCTCACCGGGAGACTCATCAGACAGCCACGCCGTCTCACCGGGAGACTCATCAGACAGCCACGCCGTCTCACCAGGAGACTCATCAGACAGCCACGCCGTCTCACCAGGAGACTCATCAGACAGCCACGCCGTCTCACCAGGAGACTCATCAGACAGCCACGCCGTCTCACCTGGAGACTCATCAGACAGCCACGCCGTCTCACCAGGAGACTCATCAGACAGCCACGCCGTCTCACCTGGAGACTCATCAGACAGCCACGTCGTCTCACCACTGCTGCTGTGCCTGTGGACAGGAGTTCCCTGGTGCCTATGACCTCATGCTACACCAGAGGACTCACTATataaggaacagggttccatgTGGGACACATACCATGACTGCACACCTGCAAACATCCGCTGTAAAGAGAGAGCGTGGtcacactgaggaggaggaggaaggagaggaagttGGTGGATTTATTAAACGTGAAGAAGCAGCTACTTGGGATCCTCCTCAACTCGGTAAGGGGCTGGGATATGATGCTGTTAAAGAACACAAAGGTtagtcctaaatggcaccctatcccctacatagtgcactacttttgaccagagcccccatagggaaaagggtgccatttgggacacgtgGAAATGAGTGTGCCGTTTTAAGTACGTAGTAGActagtatgggtattcggacatggccactgtctttctttctttcctgcATCAGGAATACCTGGACAACACCGGACGAATCCCAAAGCTAAGAAGTCTCACGACTGTGTAGTGTGTGGAAAACAACTATGGGAAGCAATGAAGCTGAAGAGGCAcatgaggacacacacaggagagaaacctcacGACTGCTCTGTGTGCGGCAGAGGATTCACACAGAAAGGAAATCTGAAAacacacatgaaaacacacaGAGGTGAGGAGAAACCTTAAATGACTGTCCCTGTAATAACTATGCATAGCAGTAACTATGGAAACCTTTGTCATCTGTCCCAGTAATAACTATGCATAGCAGTAACTATGGAAACGTTTGTCATCTGCCCCAGTAATAACTATGCATAGCAGTAACTATGGAAACCTTTGTCATCTGTCCCAGTAATAATAACTATGCATAGCAGTAACTATGGAAACGTTTGTCATCTGCCCCAGTAATAACTATGCATAGCAGTAACTATGGAAACCTTTGTCATCTGTCCCAGTAATAATAACTATGCATAGCAGTAACTATGGAAACGTTTGTCATCTGTCCCAGTAATAACTATGCATAGCAGTAACTATGGAAACCTTTGTCATCTGTCCCTGTAATAACTATGCATAGCAGTAACTATGGAAACGTTTGTCATCTGTCCCTGTAATAACTATGCATAGCAGTAACTATGGAAACGTTTGTCATCTGCCCCAGTAATAACTATGCATAGCAGTAACTATGGAAACCTTTGTCATCTGTCCCAGTAATAATAACTATGCATGGCAGTAACTATGGAAACGTTTGTCATCTGCCCCAGTAATAACTATGCATAGCAGTAACTATGAAAACGTTTGTCAGCTTGAGTTTATTATGCAAAAAAATATACTTCAGACATTacgggcggcagcgtagcctagtggttagagtgttggactagtaaccggaaggttgcgagttcaaacccccgagctgacaaggtacaaatgagCAGGCAGTTacacattgaaaataagaatgtgttttaaAACAGTTttataaaacagttttatccgatttaaaaaataataatgttgaGTAGTTCTGAAAAGATAAAAATGTATGTCCTAGTAAGTGTTTGACCGCATTTCCATTGGACTTTCTTACTTCTTCACGAAGTACATGCTGGTTTGACCGACTTCACACCATGTCTTCCACGCAGGGCTGAACCCCAAATTGTGGTCCGCTGGAGAGGCCAGTCCCTCGACATCAGGAGAACCTGAACAACACCAGAAGAACCACACAGCTAAGACATTTCAGAATTGCATAGAATGTGGGGAGATGTGCCAAACTCTACCAGCACTAAAAAAACACATGAAAACTCACACCAGTAAGAAGCCGTCTTACCAATGCTCCCTTTGCGGGGCGGAATTCACTGAGAAAGGGCAAATCCAAGAGCACCAGTTACAGCATGTTGGAGAGAAGCCGTACTCCTGCCCTGACTGTGGGAAATGTTTCGTCAATGAAAGCTACATTAAAATTCACCAGCGAACCCACACTGGAGAGAGACCCTACAGCTGCCTTGTGTGTGGAAATAGTTTTGTGAAAAAAGCATACTTAAAAAGTCATGTActgacacacactggagagaagccgtACCTTTGCTCCATCTGTGGGAAGACATACAGTCGAGAAGGAACTTTCAAAATCCACCAGAGAGTTCACACGGGAGAGAAACCGTACCTGTGCACTGAATGTGGGAAGCGTTTCAGCTGTAGAGCGAACCTTTATTCACACAACAAGAGACACGCTGGCAAACCCATAGGACCTAAACGTCAGTTAGGCAGACCGAAGCAACTGACAAACTGACAGGACAAATGAACTTGTGTCGCGTCTCTCCTGATCACCAACAAAATAGTTATGTTCCATCTTGATTATGCATTTCTCATAAACGGACA from Oncorhynchus keta strain PuntledgeMale-10-30-2019 unplaced genomic scaffold, Oket_V2 Un_scaffold_19987_pilon_pilon, whole genome shotgun sequence carries:
- the LOC127927960 gene encoding zinc finger protein 782-like, translating into MHELDERQPSKWRSPGCNHGDQSSRLQGLETVHRFNIVFKEEPEGDDHAPCGQSNTGMSPASSHGSEETTSTSGEPEQHQENHDTATPSHQETHQTATPSHQETHQTATPSHRGLIRQPCSHHLETQLQPRVSGDSSDSHVSFDSSETPSPPFSPIRNDSPHLQLTGSEETHQTEKSHQENLRATPETATSSHQETHQTATSSHQETHQTATSSHQETHQTATTHQTSHLETHQTATPSHQETHQTATPSHQETHQTATSSHQETHQTATSSHLETHQTATPSHLETHQTATPSHQETHQTATSSHQETHQTATPSHQETHQTATPSHQETHQTATPSHLETHQTATPSHLETHQTATSSHRETHQTATPSHQETHQTATPSHRETHQTATPSHRETHQTATPSHRETHQTATPSHQETHQTATPSHQETHQTATPSHQETHQTATPSHLETHQTATPSHQETHQTATPSHLETHQTATSSHHCCCACGQEFPGAYDLMLHQRTHYIRNRVPCGTHTMTAHLQTSAVKRERGHTEEEEEGEEVGGFIKREEAATWDPPQLGIPGQHRTNPKAKKSHDCVVCGKQLWEAMKLKRHMRTHTGEKPHDCSVCGRGFTQKGNLKTHMKTHRGLNPKLWSAGEASPSTSGEPEQHQKNHTAKTFQNCIECGEMCQTLPALKKHMKTHTSKKPSYQCSLCGAEFTEKGQIQEHQLQHVGEKPYSCPDCGKCFVNESYIKIHQRTHTGERPYSCLVCGNSFVKKAYLKSHVLTHTGEKPYLCSICGKTYSREGTFKIHQRVHTGEKPYLCTECGKRFSCRANLYSHNKRHAGKPIGPKRQLGRPKQLTN